DNA sequence from the Streptomyces sp. NBC_01497 genome:
AAGGCCCTGGAACGGGCTGTCACCACGCTGGATCTGACGGCCTCCCAGGCGCACACGGCGTGGGACCGGGCCAAGCTCTCCGGCCTCGTGGAAGTCCACGACGGCGTCGTACGCCCCGGCTGGCGGCTGCACGCGTGGGACAGCGACGACAGTGCCGTCCTGCGCGGCTGGGTGGCCCTGTTCGACGCGTGGTCGCTGATCCACCTCGCGCCCGCCGGCGTCGACCCCGGCCTCGTCGCCGAGGTCGTCGAGTCCGTCCCCCAGGTGCTCTCGCTCCTGCAGCTCTCCGCCGGTCCCGTCACCGCGCCCGCCCTGCTCGACCTGCTGGCGCAGCGGGTGGCGGAACTCCACGAGGAACGCTGCGAGATCCCCGACGGCCCGGCGGCACCGGTCCCCGCCGACGGTGACGCGCCGGCAGCGGCGGCCCGGCCCGACACCGGCTCGGCTGCGGTGCCCACGGCCGCCTCCCTCGCGCCGCTGCTGCGCTGGGCGCTGGAGGGCCTGGCCTCGGTGGGAGCGCTCGTCCTCGGCCACGGCCAGGCCACCCTCACCCCCCTCGGCAGCTGGGCGGTGTGGGTCAAGCTGGAGCAGATCTGCGTCGCGGCGCAAAGCCCCGCGGGCAACATCGAGCAGTCCGCGCAGGACATGCTCCGCGGCTGCGCCCAGCTCACCCCGGGACCCGCCCGCGCCGAGTACCGCGCCTGGCTCGCCGCCCGCACGGTCTCCAGCGCGGTCGGCGAGCTCGTCACCGTCGCCCGGGGCGAGGACGCCCTGCTGCGCGGCCTCGCCTTCGAGGCGCTGCGCGTCGTCGGGGCCCCGGCCGAGACCGCCGTGCGCGGTGTCGTCGAGGAGCCCCAACTACGCCCCTACGCGCTGATCTGGCTCGCCGAGTACGAGGGGGCCGACCCCGAGGACGCGCAGGAGGTCCTCACCCGCGAGGAATCCACCTGGCTCTGGGTCGACACGGCCGCGGCCGTCGCCGACCACGGCGACAGCGAACTGCTCGTACGGCACCTCGACTCGGCCGTGCAGGGCAACGTGCCCACCCTCATCGCGGAGGTCCGGGCCATAGGGCATCCCCGAACCGTCCAGGTGCTCGTCGCCCTCGCCGCCGCCCATCCCGACCCGGCGCTCGCCAAAGCGGTGCGACGGGCGGCCTTCCAGGTCCACACCGGCGGAGTCTGACGCGGTCGCGGTCGCCGTCGCGTCCGGCGGTCCCGCCGGTCGCGACGCGCACCCCGGCGCCGGGCTCTCCCGGGCCCCTTCACGCCCGTCCCGGGGGCTGTGCCCTCCCCGGCGTGTGCCCGCCGTCCCCGCAGTCGACTGTGAGCCGGATCTCAGTCTCCGGCCGGCCGCGGGCGGCGGGGCGCCGCGGCCTCCCGCCGGAGCCGGGGATACGCAGGCCGCGGCCCCGGCGTTCTCCCGCCCGGCGACGGCTGCTTGTACAGGGCGGGCGCGCCGACCGCTAGAATGGCGGTATGGCAATTCTCCTTGTGCATTAGCGGCGTCGAAGAATCTCCGCCTGCCCTTCCGCCGTCCTTCCCGCCCTGGAGTCTTTCCGTGATCACCGCAACCGGTGTCGAGCTGCGCGCCGGAGCCCGCATCCTCATCGAGTCCGCAACGTTCCGTGTCGCCAAGGGCGACCGCATCGGTCTGGTCGGCCGCAACGGCGCCGGCAAGACGACGCTCACCAAGTGCCTCGCGGGGGAGGCCCAGCCCGCCGCGGGCACCATCACCCGGGGCGGCGAGGTCGGCTACCTCCCGCAGGACCCGCGCACCGGGGACCTCGACATCCTGGCCCGTGACCGGGTCCTGTCCGCGCGGGGCCTCGACACCGTGCTGAAGAAGATGCGGGAGAACGAGGAGCGCATGGCCAACGGCCAGGGCGCCACCCGCGAGAAGGCGATGAAGAAGTACGAGCGCCTGGAGACGGAGTTCCTCACCAAGGGCGGGTACGCCGCCGAGGCCGAGGCCGCCACCATCGCCGCCGCGCTGGGCCTGCCCGATCGGGTGCTGGGCCAGCCGCTGCACACGCTCTCCGGTGGTCAGCGCCGCCGTATCGAGCTGGCGCGGATCCTCTTCTCCGACGCGGACACGCTGCTTCTGGACGAGCCGACCAACCACCTGGACGCCGACTCGATCGTCTGGCTGCGGGACTACCTCAAGACCTATCGCGGCGGTTTCATCGTCATCTCCCACGACGTGGACCTGGTGGAGACGGTCGTGAACAAGGTGTTCTACCTGGACGCGAACCGCTCGCAGATCGACATCTACAACATGGGCTGGAAGCTGTACCAGCAGCAGCGTGAAGCCGACGAGAAGCGCCGCCACCGCGAGCGCGCCAACGCCGAGAAGAAGGCCGCGGCACTGAACGCGCAGGCCGACAAGATGCGCGCGAAGGCCACCAAGACCGTCGCCGCGCAGAACATGGCCCGCCGCGCCGAGCGGCTGCTCGCGGGCCTCGAAGAGGTGCGGGCGTCGGACAAGGTCGCCAAGCTGCGCTTCCCCGAACCGTCGCCGTGCGGCAAGACGCCGCTGACGGCCGAGGGCCTGTCGAAGTCGTACGGCTCGCTGGAGATCTTCACCGACGTCGACCTCGCGGTCGACAAGGGCTCCCGGGTCGTCATCCTGGGCCTGAACGGCGCGGGCAAGACGACACTGCTGCGACTGCTCGGCGGGGTGGAGAAGCCGGACACCGGCACGGTCGTGCCGGGATACGGGCTCAAGCTCGGGTACTACGCGCAGGAGCACGAGACCCTCGACCCCGAACGTTCGGTCCTGGAGAACATGCGCTCCTCCGCGCCCGACCTGGACCTGGTGGAGGTCCGCAAGACGCTGGGCTCCTTCCTGTTCTCGGGCGACGACGTCGACAAGCCCGCCGGAGTGCTCTCCGGCGGTGAGAAGACCCGGCTGGCGCTCGCCACGCTGGTCGTCTCCTCGGCCAACGTGCTGCTGCTGGACGAGCCGACCAACAACCTCGACCCGGCCAGCCGCCAGGAGATCCTCGGAGCGCTGCGCACGTACAAGGGCGCGGTCATCCTCGTCACCCACGACGAGGGCGCGGTCGAGGCCCTGGAGCCGGAGCGGATCATCCTGCTGCCGGACGGGGTCGAGGACCTGTGGGGAGCCGACTACAAGGACCTGGTCGCGCTCGCCTGAGCCCTCGCGCAGAGGCGTACGGGGCCTTCGGGGTCTCCGGGACGCGCGGATGCCCCGATGAGCGGCGCGGCGCGCGGGATCGGGCCCCCGGGGCGGGCGGATCGCGGCTCCGGTCCGCGGGCGGCGGTACCCGGGTCGGTGCGGGCCCTCGCGGGACCGCGCGGACCACCCGGCCGACCCCCGGCCGCCCGCCCGGTGCCCGGCCGGACGGCACTCACCGTGGCCGCCCGCTCACCGTCGGACGTCCGTGCGGGTGGACGGCCGCGCCGGCCCGGCCGGTGATCAACTTCGTATGGATCATTCGGCTCAGCGGTGATCCATCATCTGGGGGAGAGCGTCTACTGCCGCGGCGCGGCTGCGTGCGGATAGCACGTATCGTGCCCGACTTCCGCTTTTTGGCCGGAAAACCTCGCTGACCAGGCACTTCTTTCCGGTTGTCGGCGGAATCCCGTCATGATCGCCGCTGGAACGGCCAATTCCATTCGTGCTGAAATGTTGAAGTGCGGTCCAGCATGTCGAGCGGACCTTGCCGAATGGGTGGCCAGGACGGCCGCTAGGGGTGATCATGAGAAGTCCAGAGCGCACTTCCCATGAGGAGGCACGGGTGGCCGAGACTCTGAAGAAGGGCAGCCGGGTGACCGGCGCCGCGCGCGACAAGCTCGCGGCAGACCTCAAGAAGAAATACGACTCCGGTGCGAGCATCAGGGCACTGGCCGAGGAGACCGGCCGGTCCTATGGGTTCGTCCACCGGATGCTGAGCGAGTCCGGAGTGACCCTGCGGGGGCGTGGCGGAGCCACGCGCGGCAAGAAGGCCGCTTCGGCCTGAGAGCCGCCGGTTCGGCGGGTGACCCCTGGGCGGTCGTGATGATCGTCCGGTGGTTACTGTGCAGTCACTTAGCAGCGCGCCCCCGGGCGTGACTGTGCGACTGCCCGAACCGGAGGCCCGCATGACCACATCGGAATCGCTCGATCCCGTACCCGTAGTCGACAAGGACGGCGTGCGGCTGACCATCGAGGACGCCGTCGCCACGGTGACGCTGACCAATCCGGCCAAGCGCAACGCCCAGTCTCCCGCCCTCTGGCGGGCGTTGGCCGAGGCCGGGGCGTCACTGCCGGGCTCGGTCCGGGTCGTCGTGGTGCGCGGGGAGGGCATGTCGTTCTCCGCGGGTCTCGATCGTCAGGCGTTCACCCCGGAGGGCTTCGAGGGTGAGCCGTCGTTCCCTGATCTGGCGCGGCTCGGTGACGCCGAACTGGACTCCGCGATCGCGGAGTACCAGTCGGGCTTCACCTGGCTGCGACGCAACGACGTCCTGTCGGTGGCCGCCGTGCAGGGGCATGCGATCGGTGCCGGTTTCCAGCTCGCGCTCGCCTGCGACCTGCGTGTGGCGGCCGACGACGCCCAGTTCGCCATGCGCGAGACCAGTCTGGGCATCGTTCCCGACCTCGCGGGCAGCCATCCCCTCGTGGGCCTGGTGGGATACGCCCGCGCTCTCGAAATCTGCGTGACGGGCCGGTTCGTCCACGGGGACGAGGCGGAGCGCATCGGGCTGACCAATCTCACCGTTCCGCGCGCCGACCTGGACGCGGCGGTGTCCGACCTGACGGCGGCCCTCCTCGCGGCCCCCCGGTCCGCGGTCATCGAGACGAAGGCGCTGCTGCGCGGCGCGTCGGGCCGTACGTACGACGAGCAGCGGGCGGCCGAGCGTGCTGCCCAGGCCAGGCGCCTGCGGGACCTGGCCGGTCTCGGCGACTGACGCGCCCCGCGCCGCGGGTGCCGGACGGGCCGGCCGCTTCCCGATCCGGCTTCCCGGGGCGTGCGTTCCTCGCGGCCCCGGGCGCGGCCGTCCCGTTGCGTTGCGGGCTTCCCGGGGCGTGCGTTCCTCGCGGCCCCGGGCACGGCCGTCCCGTTGCGGGGCGCTCCTGGGGGCCGTCGGCGCGGCCCGGTCCCTCGGGTCCTTTCGGCATCCTCGGCACGGCGCCGGCAGCGGGAATTCCCCGGCCCGGGCGAGGTGGATTCGTGATCAATTCCAAAGATCAATTCCCGTTGATCATATGCAAGGACGGGACTCATCTCGCCTTCGGAATGGCCGAATTCCGTCCTCGTGTGAGATCACTCTCGCTCCGTCGACGCTGTGAAAAGGCGCGATTTGGCGTGCCCTTTGCCCGCCCTGTGCCAGTCTCTAAGGGGTTCGAATGCGTGACGCGATCCACGAAGCGGGATGTGCGGTGCGCGAAGGCGTACCTCTGACGCAATGACACGAGTGGGGCAGCGAGAATGGGCCGTGGCAAAAGCAGCATAGGTACGGCGCTCCTGGTGGGGGCGGTACTCGCGGGGGCGGGGGCGTGCGGGGCCGGGGGAGCGACCGCCTCGGCCGACGCCCGGACCCCGCCCGCGACTCAGGCGCCACCCCCGTCGGCGAGTGCCTCCACGGCGCCCTCACCCTCGGCATCCGCCTCCTCGGCGTCGCCCTCGGCCTCCGCGACCCCCTCGGGCACGCCCTCGGGGCAGGTCCAGGCATCGGTGACAGCCGCGCCGACCCCGAAGAAGACGCCCGCCAAGCCGCCGATGCTGCTCAACACCATCACGCCGACCAACGGCGCGACCGTCGGTGTGGCCATGCCCGTGTCCGTCGTCTTCACCGACCCGGTGGCGCCCTCGGCCCGCGCGACGGTCGAGCGGCACCTCAAGGTGTCGGCCTCACAGGCGACGACCGGCGCCTGGCACTGGATGAGCGGCACGCGCGTCGACTGGCGTCCCAAGACGTACTGGCACTCCGGTACGAAGGTGTCGGTGAACGCCGACCTGGCGGGTGTGAGCAACGGCAACGGCCGTGTGGGGACGCACAGTTACTACCACAGCTTCACCATCGGGGAGGACGTCGAGGCGACCGTGTCGGTCACCGGCCACTCGATGAAGGTCACCCATGACGGGACGACCGTACGCACCGTGCCGATCGACGCCGGCAGCAAGTCGTGGCCCTCCTGGGACGGCACCATGGCGGTGATCGACAAGCAGCCGAAGGTCCGGATGACCTCGTGCAGCGTCGGTATCAGCTGCAACAAGAAGGACAAGGACTACTACGACCTCACGCTGCCGTGGGACGTGCACCTCACGAACTCCGGCACGTACCTGCACTACTCGACCGGCGACCCGTACCCGGGCCACAGCGTCGGCTCCCACGGCTGTGTGCACCTCTCCCTGGCCGACGCGAAGTGGTTCTACAACTACGTGAAGCAGGGCGACCCCATCACGATCACGGGATCCCCGCGCGGCAAGGCGGCGCCCGACAACGGCTACGCCGATTTCAACCTCTCCTGGTCGCAGTGGCTTGCCGGCAGCGGAAGCGGCGCGCAGACGACCCTCCCGTACTGACCCCGCCCCGATCCGGCCCTCCGCCCCGTTCCGCGCTCCCGCGGGACGGGGCGGAGGCGGTTGAACCGGGGATTTCGAGCCTGCGGTGGCCGAAACCGCCGACGCGGCGTGGGTGCATGCCGTGGCGGGAGCGGATAAACGCCCTGGAAGGGCGGGAAAGGCGGCGGTGCCGAATTAGCCGGGGGGCCGGGGGAATTCGGGAACCCGCGAGGGGCCGGGCGTCGGTTGCCGCGGACAGGGAGCCGTCGCACACCGGAGCAGGAGACACGGCGCCCGATTTTCGCGACCGTGCCGGGTGCCGGGTGCCGGGTGCCGGGTGCCGGGTGCCGGGTGGCCGCGTCCCGTCGGCCGGGGCGCCGCGATGGAGGCACGAGCCCCGCGTCCCGGCGGGCGGAGCCTTGGCCGCACGCGGCGGCAGTCGCGCGGCGCGGGCCCCACCGGGTGCCGCCGAGCGCGGGCCCCACCCGGGTGCCCACGATCGGGGGGCACCCGGGGTCACGGCCGCGCAGCCTCCGGGGCCGCGGCGATCTCCGTCACGACGACCGCGACCGACCGCGCGCCGGGCCGCTCCCGCGCCAGCGCGACCCGCACCGCCCGCGCCACGTCGAGCACCCGGTGCCCAGCGGACGTCGCCAGTTCCACCCGCAGGTCGCCCTCGGAGGACTCGCTCAGCCCACGCCCCAGCACCGCCGTCAGATGCGCCACCCCGGGGACGTCCGAGACGCCGGGTACCCCGTCCGGGCCAACGGGCCCCGACCTTTGCGCGACAGGCTCCCGCGCGGCCGGTTCCCCCTCGTCCCCCCGCAGTCCCGTCACCCGCAGGTCCACCGCCTCCACCCGCAGCCCGAGCCCGTCGCGGGCACAGGCGAGCAGGGCCGCCCGCAGCCGCTGGGCCAGGGCGGGCAGGGGCTCGTCCCGGGCCGCCTCGAACTCCGCCTCGATCCTGAGCGGTCCGGGCGGCTGCGCGCTCCACGGCACCGGCGGTACAGGCGCGAGCGCCGCATCGCCCGTGGGGCCGGGGGCCTTCGGGTCTTCTCCGCCCTCCTCGTCGTCCGCGGGGCCCACCCGTACGCGACCGAGGGTCAGGGCCCCGCCCGTGCCCGCCGCCCCGGCGGCGCGCAGCGCCCTTGCGGCCGCCGCTTCGGCGAGCCAGGAGCCGTCCTCGGCCGAGCCCAGCGGCAGCAGTCTGCCGAGCCCCAGCCGTCGTCGTACCCCCGCCTGCCACCCCTCGCTGCCGTGCGTGTCGTGCGCAGTCGTCATGGGCTCAGCCTGCCGTATCCGTGGCGCGCGGTCCGGCAAGCGCACCTAATGTGAGAGCGAGAGCAGGAAACCGCCCGGAAAGGGACGAATGGCTATGCCTGAGAACACACCGCGTGACCAGTTCGGTTCGACCGGCTCCGGCGGTTCCAGTGCGACACCGCCGTCGTCCTCCTCGGGTTCGCCGTCGTCGTCCTCGCCGTCGTCCTCCTCGGGCTCAGCGGGCAGGCGCGGCGGCGGGGCCCCCGCCACACGCGGCAGGACGACCATCGCCGACGGCGTGGTCGAGAAGATCGCGGGGCTCGCGGCGCGCGACGTCGTCGGGGTCCATGCCATGGGCAGCGGCGTCTCCCGGACGTTCGGCGCCATGCGCGAGCGCGTGCCGGGCGGCGGGAGCGGCAAGTCCGTGACACGCGGCGTCAAGGCCGAGGTCGGCGAGGTCCAGACGGCGCTCGACCTGGAGATCGTCGTGGACTACGGCGTGGCCATCGCCGACGTGGCGCGCGACGTGCGGGAGAACGTCATCGCCGCCGTGGAGCGGATGGCCGGCCTCGAAGTCGTCGAGGTCAACATCGCGGTCAGCGACGTCAAACTGCCCGACGAGGACGATGACGACGACCAGGACTCCCGACTGCAGTGAGCGGCGGCTGAGCCGACCGCCCCCGGGAGCACAGCGCGAACCACGCGGTACCGACGCGGAACCGACAGCGAGCGGAGTACGGGATGAGCATGGCGGTGGCCGGCCTAGCGGCCGGCATGGCACTGGGCTTCG
Encoded proteins:
- the abc-f gene encoding ribosomal protection-like ABC-F family protein, with amino-acid sequence MITATGVELRAGARILIESATFRVAKGDRIGLVGRNGAGKTTLTKCLAGEAQPAAGTITRGGEVGYLPQDPRTGDLDILARDRVLSARGLDTVLKKMRENEERMANGQGATREKAMKKYERLETEFLTKGGYAAEAEAATIAAALGLPDRVLGQPLHTLSGGQRRRIELARILFSDADTLLLDEPTNHLDADSIVWLRDYLKTYRGGFIVISHDVDLVETVVNKVFYLDANRSQIDIYNMGWKLYQQQREADEKRRHRERANAEKKAAALNAQADKMRAKATKTVAAQNMARRAERLLAGLEEVRASDKVAKLRFPEPSPCGKTPLTAEGLSKSYGSLEIFTDVDLAVDKGSRVVILGLNGAGKTTLLRLLGGVEKPDTGTVVPGYGLKLGYYAQEHETLDPERSVLENMRSSAPDLDLVEVRKTLGSFLFSGDDVDKPAGVLSGGEKTRLALATLVVSSANVLLLDEPTNNLDPASRQEILGALRTYKGAVILVTHDEGAVEALEPERIILLPDGVEDLWGADYKDLVALA
- a CDS encoding helix-turn-helix domain-containing protein; translated protein: MAETLKKGSRVTGAARDKLAADLKKKYDSGASIRALAEETGRSYGFVHRMLSESGVTLRGRGGATRGKKAASA
- a CDS encoding enoyl-CoA hydratase/isomerase family protein — protein: MTTSESLDPVPVVDKDGVRLTIEDAVATVTLTNPAKRNAQSPALWRALAEAGASLPGSVRVVVVRGEGMSFSAGLDRQAFTPEGFEGEPSFPDLARLGDAELDSAIAEYQSGFTWLRRNDVLSVAAVQGHAIGAGFQLALACDLRVAADDAQFAMRETSLGIVPDLAGSHPLVGLVGYARALEICVTGRFVHGDEAERIGLTNLTVPRADLDAAVSDLTAALLAAPRSAVIETKALLRGASGRTYDEQRAAERAAQARRLRDLAGLGD
- a CDS encoding L,D-transpeptidase, coding for MGRGKSSIGTALLVGAVLAGAGACGAGGATASADARTPPATQAPPPSASASTAPSPSASASSASPSASATPSGTPSGQVQASVTAAPTPKKTPAKPPMLLNTITPTNGATVGVAMPVSVVFTDPVAPSARATVERHLKVSASQATTGAWHWMSGTRVDWRPKTYWHSGTKVSVNADLAGVSNGNGRVGTHSYYHSFTIGEDVEATVSVTGHSMKVTHDGTTVRTVPIDAGSKSWPSWDGTMAVIDKQPKVRMTSCSVGISCNKKDKDYYDLTLPWDVHLTNSGTYLHYSTGDPYPGHSVGSHGCVHLSLADAKWFYNYVKQGDPITITGSPRGKAAPDNGYADFNLSWSQWLAGSGSGAQTTLPY
- a CDS encoding Asp23/Gls24 family envelope stress response protein, giving the protein MPENTPRDQFGSTGSGGSSATPPSSSSGSPSSSSPSSSSGSAGRRGGGAPATRGRTTIADGVVEKIAGLAARDVVGVHAMGSGVSRTFGAMRERVPGGGSGKSVTRGVKAEVGEVQTALDLEIVVDYGVAIADVARDVRENVIAAVERMAGLEVVEVNIAVSDVKLPDEDDDDDQDSRLQ